The Salvia hispanica cultivar TCC Black 2014 unplaced genomic scaffold, UniMelb_Shisp_WGS_1.0 HiC_scaffold_789, whole genome shotgun sequence nucleotide sequence TAAACcccacacacaaaaaaaagaaagggatTTTCAAACTCGAAAATGCGATTCCCTAACCACAATCCAGAAAGAGGGAAAAGGAAATGCTACCCACTTCTTCTTCACGCAGAAAGGCAACGCTTAATCGCATCAATTCGAGCTTAATAAATCTATCCAACAATTAATGCCGATGAATGCCGCATTGAATCGCGGTTTATGGATGAGCACTCACTCACTCACTCACACCGCGTGATCGATCGTGAGTGATTTAAAGAGTCaaagaaaatggtaaaaatgtgTGTTCTTGGAAAAGGACAGTAGACCAATGCTAGTATTTTAAGAGGGGAGAGGgaatggtggtggtggggcACACGGATTTCGAGAATCGCCCTTTCTTTGTGCGATTCTCTCGAATTATTGTTTGATTTCGATTCCAGAGAGGTGCGACTGAGACAAGGTAGGTGGTGAGGGTTTTTCGATCTTTAATTACTCTTAATTGCGTTTTTAGTTATCCTTAATTGCATCATTTAATTAGTCTTCAATTTTagtatatactattttttttaataaacgtGGTTAGGGATTGTTATTCGGTTAATACTAAACTGATTATTCAGTTAATCGGCTAAGGAATCAATTAGCCTGAACCCTTGACTGCAACAATTTGATTGGTTGATCGAAAAACAACCGAAAATTAACTTTAATCGCCCATGTGCATAGGAGCGAGCAAAATATCTTAATCCGAAAATCTGACCGGAACTAAAcagatgaattaaattttgttcatattttttggattGGATATTCTAAAACTCAAGCAATTGTTTGAACAATTTTTAATAGGATTTGGAATCAGATTTTCGGATTTTGGTATTAAAATTTCAGATTATTTGGATCGGTTCAAATTTCATAGTTCGAATTCCAAATTTTTGAATTCGAATTTTTGAACAATTTGGACcggatttatttttgataagattttgaatttatgatatatttaggatttatagTAACCAAGCAAgtatatatgatttaatttgtatcCTATCATTCTTTCCACTTTTCATATTaaccaacaaaatcaaatgatgAATGTTTGTTAACCACTTAAAGGCCACACTTATGATTGCTTAATTAGTGTAATGTGTAtgattatcattttatctctctttttttgttcttttatttgCTCGAAGTGGACAAATGTACTAGATGACGTACATGAACCTGCGTGGGCCTAGATTATAAGATAGTAGTGTGGGTAATTAAAAAGTTGTCGaagatacatatttaatttaaaatattaaataattaatgtgcCAACCGTAGTATACCAATACCAACCACCTATCATAAAAAGATTTTGCAATTTGGTTCCCTACACGTCAAATCCGTGCACACTCCCGTACATAATTGTGAGCCTCATAATTAAACACTTATTACTAGCATTGGTATCGAGAGACGGGAATGGGTGTCGGACCACTCAGAGGGGTATGATCTCCGGTACCCTGCGTTGCTCGAGGGAGAGAGGCCCCCGGGCTGGGAGAGGCGGGGCATCGGGTTTTGCTGTCCGCAACGAACTGCAtgccatttttgaaaaaaattaaaattcaaaattattctctccgtcccttaaattttgtcacactttgaccggatacgagttttaagatatgtaatagaaagtgagttgaaaaaattagtggagaGTGAGTCCTGCttttatactatttaattttataataaaatgtgagtgatactaatgagttagtgaaatataaggtccactataaaaaatggtaaaatgtgaaatatgacaaattttgtggaaccgacggaaatggaaaaatgtgacaaaactgaagggatggagagagtattatacAAATGATACTAAATTttttggagtatataatttttaggaaatttaattatgtaactttttgtatttatattgtgattttaaattaaaaaaatatcaacacacttaactttataattttatgatttctaatggaataattttgttatatatagtgtcatttaattttatgtagtggatgatgattaaaaattaaaaaattaaaattaaaattgttgaacTAGAATGCAatgcttatttatttattttcgttaatttcaaaattaaacttaacATAACATAAAATGTTCATATTCACCTTTAGCATAAAAGGCAAACtcccagaaaaaaaaaattaaatttggtcaattttgtaactttaaaatgatataatcGATCATTTTTCAACCAGCTCtggatttattaaaaattgaccaaattttatgatttttccgAGAATTTACCTAATATATAATCTATATGAGAACTGGATTTATATAGACTCTAAAAACCATTCATATACTCAATTtatcaaacttaaaataatgCATTAGCTCGAAATCGTCATAAAACAATTGTATcatatcataatatttttggtaagAGGTAATCATAAAATCTAAATCAATGATTCAGTATTACCTTTACAATCTTCATCTAATTGACTGATCACCTAACTAATGAGAAATGAGAGATTCACGATAAAAGTGTTCGAAATTATTtagatgaaattttgtttttccaacCTGTTAAATAATGTGGTGGTATATCATTTGATATAAACATATCTTTTTGACATTTgacaagaaataaataattatggtgatttgtaattttgtcaCCGAATATTTTATGGGGCCTGTctactttaaaatatctatatgccataaatgaaataaattttgaaaatggcaAACACTTTAGTCGGTGCACACGGTTGgcaataattttgtaatcagattttaaattattgtactgaaatttagtactagtactcTACATTTTCTTAATGTAGACTTTTATCtgatgaatttaattagtgcATAAACGAAATTTAGTGTTTCACCTAACTTACGTGATACTATGATACtatcaaatatcaaatcaaacGACATCATATTACTAGCAACGAAATAATACTGTATTATACTGGCACGTTTGATAGTTCAGGTAGGATATAACAAGATACGAAACTTGTGATAAGAAACACGGCCCGAGTTCAAATTAGGAACAAGATAAAGATTATAATATTGCTATTTGAtagataatatatttatcaatacAATGTCATATATAAAACTGAAAACACACATTTACCCTTATTCTCACTATGTAcgttttcaattaatttataataacatTTGCCCTTGGTTTTGACTAAATCCGACAAGCGTCGAATAGACGGTGAAAGCGTGAATTCCGTCATGCTCAAATTCCTCTTCGTCGGTGGACGACGTCCCCTCTTTAACAGCTATATCTCAGCCTCCACTCTCCCATCTCTCTTTCTACACAAGACTACTTCTTTCTCCGTAAAAATTCAAGTGTGTTCATATCTGGATTCTTTTCATATGGATGTGAGAATGGactagagagaaagagagagatggtAAGGAGAGATGGTGAAGCTGCAGAGGCGCACCGCCGAAGGGCCACTGTCTTCGGTGAGAGAGTCTCCATGGGCGAGTGGTAAAGCTGTAGGGGCAGAGAGTGAGTCGGCGGCGCACCACCGAAGGGCCACCGCCTTCAGCGAGAGAGTCTCCATGAGAGTGACATAGGGCGGTGGTAGTTGGTAGAAGTACTTGGGATGGGGAGGGAAGTAGAGGGAGAGTGGGTGAGAGAATGAAGAAGGGGCATATTAAAAAACGGGATTGAACAGTTTTGTATCTTACCAATTTGGTGAGATACTAAAATGGGTGAAATAGTGATTTTTAGCCGGGCTTAGATGGGCTTAAGGCATAAATGCGGGCCATGAGATAAACATAGCTTTGATATCAAACAGCCGGAAATACACGGTTAAAAATCCTTATCTTGACATtactatgatatcaaacattttcatttgttgtaCTCATTTTCATCTTGTTAcccaaattattttctctGGTTTACTTTATTCCAGTGCATTATGAGAGTGTTcggccactcatttttattaaatgagtggtccagattttgccacacaataaatatttttagcttaatttattatgaaagggtaTAATAGtcatttcatgttttaatttaggaCTCTTCAGCTTTCATCGGCGATTTCTGTGAGATTTGCGATTTGTTTGAGTTCTCTGATGAATCTATTCCAAGGAtttatgattcaattgattgaaaaattagaattcaGACGATTTCAACGATTTCAACTATCTCTGATTCGACGATTCCTTAGCATatcaattttccaaaaatagacgACCAGTTCGACGGATTTCGGTGttgattttgaagtttttCGGTCGATTTTACCACtttgattctgtttttatgttttatttgtcGATGCCCAGTCAAATCTGTTCCtaatcagttttttttttttgctttttcatcTTTAGCTTCGATTTCAGTTCATAATCAATACGTAAGTGTTATCTGATGGATTCTTCATCATATTCAGAGTCGACGTCGACGAATGGTGGAggtaattttgtttgattttcattaacatgatttttttgtgttatgttggtgaattatactctgttgacatgaatgCAAATTTGTTGACTTGATGTATGTTAGTtgttaaatattctatgtAACTATACTCTTTGTTGACATTCTGATTACATACAAAATAGTTGTATCCAAAATGCATCCTCTGGCTGAAGACATAAATGcaattctgttgacatgatgTATGTTAcatgttaaatattttatgtagctatactctttgttgacattctgtttacatacaaaataattgtatCCAAAATGCACCCCCCCAGCTGTGGTGTTTGTTGGTGGAGGAAGGGGTTATGGATATGGTTGAGTGTCCATGGTAGGATATCTGAGATGTTGGTGTTAGTGTGTTGGTGCTGCATATTTTGAGATGTAgtgttgaaattttgattctGGATTTTAGAAACCCTCTATGTTGTCACTTAAGATAtgatagttgacattatatgtttCAGCTTGTTTCGTCTCTCTCACATTCATATAGTGTCGCTCTTCTCGGGTGAATTATGTTTCACTGttgcttttgttttaaaatctTCAGATactgttgttttattttttagataatAACTTGTTGgagttaattgaatatttggttGGAATCAATTGTCATTTATCAGCTTTTCGCTGAAGCCGTTCACACATGATTTTTTTCCGGTGAGATTTGTGCGTGTTGTTTCTTCTATACAGAGTACGTTTTTGGTTGTTACAAACGTGATCCTGAACAAAATTTTGCTCAGTTTTGTTATTCTTATGCTTGGAAGGGCAAAGACGAACTGTCGAATTCCTCCGATATAATCGATCGCAGCTGGagtaaaaatgcaataatgaaattttggCACAGTTTGTTGTCTTTTGTGTTTGGATAGGGATAAAATTGATGAGGTTCGTGAATTCACGAAGAAAATCATGAGAGAAGGAATCGGAGCTATGTCGGCGATCTGTGGCTGATTAGGAGCTCGATTCCGTGACTCTGATGAGGAAGGAAGTTGTCGCGATCTGCAAAAAGGTTGAAATCGTGACGTGAGATGTGAAGATATTGGGGATCGACTGTCAGAAGaagttttgatttgatgatttgatgatttttcttattctatCTCTGATTTCCAGATTGATTTATCTCTTTCTTCAGATTTTATAGGACAAAGAGTATAAATAATCGGCTGAGGCTTTCGATGATAAGAAGGAAAAGGCGCAGCTCCTCGCGAAATTAGTAGAGGTAGATGAAGCTCTTGCTTTACTGGTTTCAATTTTTGCAGATTTGTTGTTGACGTTGTTCGATTTTTGCAGTTGGTGAGTGAAAGCGAGAAGCTGAGATCAAGTAAATTAGAAGAGCTCTGCAAGAACATATAGTTGACGCTCCAGTTTGAGGAAAAATGATGACGCTCCAGCTTCTCGGTGAGAGATCTGAAGGTGAGAGGGAGATCTGTGGAATTAGAGCTCCGGAGAGTAAGGAGATGAGGTTGAGAATTATGTTTGAGATGTTGGTACTGGTGTGTTGGTGCTGCATATTTTGAGACATAgtttttgagattttgattATGGATTTTGGAAATCCTTGTTGACACACTGTTGTTTtgctataagttgttgacatttgatattctggctattgatatatgaattataagtgttactttttagttgttgacattttaatacaagttgttgacatttgatattctggctattgatatgtgaattattagtgttattttttaattgttgacattttaatactgcgttgttgacatttgatattctggctattgatatgtgaattataagtgttattttttagttgttcacattttaatacgagttgttgacatttgatattctggctattgatatgtgaataacaagtgttatttttcagttgttgacattttaatacgacttgttgacatttgatggatcttatttaattttgcacTTTAGGCACGTAATTAATCATTTTGCTTATGGAAATTTTACTTCTGGCTATGCTTTTCATCTTGAATTATTGGTTGAGGGCTTTTCAAATGACAAAAAATGGttaactacatatataatctatgtcaactacatatacaattcatgtcaactacacacatataatgtcaactacatatacaattcatatcaactacacacatataatgtcaattaaaCAGATGTAATTATGCCAACTATTAAAATGTATTGTATGATAATGATGTCAGAACTTgtgtcaaattaaaaaaataagaaaaaatagttgtatatttttttagttacaaGGATTGTTTTTGAGCTGTTGACATTCAATTCAAGCTGTTGACATCTCAattcaagttgttgacatatcAATTCAAGTTTTTGAACTGATTGACagttgatatattattatagaCTTCATGGTTTAAAAATCAGATGTGATAATTGTTTTACATATCCATCTAAAAAACATGTTAAGATCAAATATTCAAACCATTTTTTGTTCAAATCAGAATAAGGCAGTTGTTTACTTCTTGCTTCTACGGGTAAACCATTCCTTGTACTTGTTTTGTAATTCATTCAATCTGTGCCTATTTGCATTTATCCAGTTTTCAGAGTCTTGTATCATTGTCAATTgcacatacaagtcatgtcaactacggtacatatcgtgtcaactacggtacataatatgtcaactacacgtacaagccatgtcaacaacaattataattcatgtcaactaaaCTGTCAAACCATGTCAattacacgtacaagccatgtcaacaacaattataagtcatgtcaactacactttcaaaccatgtcaactacacgtacaagccatgtcaacaataattataagtcatgtcaactaaactttcaaaccatgtcaactacacgtacaagccataccaacaacaattataagtcatgtcaactacacgtacaagccaggtcaacaacaattataagtcatgtcaactacactttcAAATCATTGATGTTTGTTcttcaactacacgtacaagccatgtcaacaacaattataatcCATCATCAAATTTTTGTACTCAATCATATAGTAGTTATAAGCCTCTGTTTTTATAAGAACAATTGCAGGGAACCAAGCACCATAAAAACCATCTGCATCAATCATTGCTTCAACATGGTCTCCTGAGTTAAAGACATGTTCAATCACTGCTTCCACTTCAAAGCACCATAAAAACCATCTCCATCAATCATGGCTTCAACATGGTCTCCTAAGTTAAAGACATGTCCAATCACTGCTTCCACTTCAGGTGACAACTGCTGTGTTACAAGGCAAGAACATCTAGAGATAagtcaatttcaaatttcacatttgagaaatatcaaataactGGTTGATTCAGTTACTAAGAAAACATTGGTTTAAGATACTTATTTACTtctaatatgatatatatatatatatatatatatatatatctaactTGAGCAATAGTTGTCAACAAAGCAAAATGGGACATCCGAGCATACAACAAATAGATTACAATAGTACTTATATTCACAACTTATACAAGTTCAAACAATTAATCATCAAGGCCACATATCACCAATTCGAATTCACAGAAGTATCATTTAAAGGATGCTTACATCAGCTTTATACGACGAGCAGGAGGGGTCCAAAGGGAGAACCCACCTCTTGTTGACCCACTCGCGGTAAGGCCTCAACTGCGAGGGGGTGAAGGAAAGACGCTCCTCTGTCTTGTACAGTAACACCTGATTTCATCCGCTTCCTCCAATGTCTGGGTGATCTCTCCCTTAGCAGTAGAGACATGACTTAATCCATCAGTAGGGCCTTATTTGGCCAACCCAAAATCCGAGAGCTTAGCATTTCACTGCTCATCCAAAATAATGTTTGAAGACTTGAAATCTCTGAATATAATCTACACGAAAAGCCATCTCTTTATATAAAGTTACGCTGCTGAGGTACGTTGAGGCGAATTTCGacagagagaaagtagttataCTTGAATTTTCATGCCCTCATGAAGATATGCTAGTCCTTTTGCAGCATCCTGCGCCACTTTTAGCCTAGTAGCCCACGGAAGAGATACATTTGGTCATGTTCATGTAATTGAGGAAACttaataaattgttataatcattttttgtGATGCAAATTGGTATGTGACTGCATTACTTACCCAAATGAATAGCAACTTGTTTCTGTTTGCACTCCCATCAGTAATATTGGTTAAAACACCTTCTATGTTATGCCTGAGCAATCATGcattcaaaatcataaaacatttttcataaataactaaacatgaatggaaaagaaagaaataaatgaagatcAGAATTACTCTCTTGCAGAAGACCACAGAGTAACCTCAAAGCGTTCAAAGCAGAACTTGAGAAAATCAGTGCAAAATGGCCTCTTAAAAACTGTGacatgaaaatacaaaatcaagaaaaaagaacataatatcatagaaaatatcaaaagtgAGGAATAATACTGAGAAATTTTCCATAAACGACATCGGGGCGAAGGCCTCGAACAGTGGCCTTATCCTTAAGGTGAACTCTGTTAACAAGGAGGTCATTCCTCTTTATGTGAGTCTGTTCTTTATTCTAATTGTGCATCTCTTCATCTTCGCTGTTTATTCGTATTTCctctatacttttcttttattttttcaaattttttatttgatctaCACTTCTAATCTCAATAACACTCCTAGTTtgctttgatatttttcttttctctgttttaaaatcaaacagaataaatcaatatcaattatacacGATATCATGTCAATAAAAAGTATACCCTGTTGACAACAAATGCATGTATGTTATTACGATTATGTCAATAGATAAAGTACACAATAAATCTATGTCAATAACAAGTATACCCTATCGACAACAAGTGcgtgtatatttttaaaattatgtcaatAGATAAAGTACATAATAAATCAATGTCAATAACAAGTATATCTCATATATAGCAAACACAATTATCTGGTTACTATTATGTCAATTTGACTATGTCAACAGCGATTCTAATAAGTatacactatgtcaataacaagtatatcatgtttaaagcaaacataactatcttattacttttatatcaATTGTTAAAGTTTATAATGTCAACAGCAAtccaaacaagcatacactatgtcaacaGTATACAATATCATCTCAATGACAAGTATATGTTGTTTATAGAAAACACAAGTCTATTATCATAACTATGTCAGTAGCTATTAtatgaaatgtcaataatattaaaaatttaaacaaatccttaactGGAAGCAGATGCATGTTCTCTTTCGTTTTTTCCAGCAGCCTTGTTGATTTCCCTCTCTTCCGATTCTACCATCGCtaatcaacaacaaaaaaatcagcAGAAATCGAATtcagaagaaaacaaatccagatctgttttaatacactaaaatcgaagcaatatacttaaaatttgaatcaatttctaACCTGAAGAATTCGCTTCAACGACCGCCGATTTGGAATGCCTTTTTCTGGCTACAATCGGTGCTTCAGCTTCAACTACTTCTTCGATcctcatttttggaaattaattgatgtagAAAACTGAACGAAGTCTAAGATTAGGAGATGAATTGCGACGAAGGGGAGAGAAGATGCAGAATTGTAGAAGAAATTTGGGAGAGAACTCAGAGAAATGTTCGAGAGTTTAGCGGCGTGTTTTGAATACAACTGGAACATTTTTGAAcagaaatgacaaaaatacccccCTGTTGACATAAACCAGACATTGTTGACATCGCACAAAGATTGtgaatgagtggctgagattgcatctcaattctcaattaggcccaaaaatctcaacctaacaggaccctatatatatatatatatatataaggattCCAATCTTGATTGAACAGATGAACAATCGACTCCATTAATTTCCTCCAACACCTTCACAACTTCAAATATCGTAGGCCTATGTTCCACGACTGTGCCAACACAACCCGCTGCCATCTGCAATGCTTGTGCCAGCGCCTGCTTGTCTCTGTACCTCAGAAAAGCGCCATCCACCAGTTCCGCAGGCCAGTCATGGGTATGATTAACAGATCGAACCAGCTCAGGCAGCAATGAAAAAACTTGAGATGAGACTCCGTAAAAAAGTTCAAGCAGCACAACTCCAAAGCTATAGACATCAGAAGCCTGTGACACTTCCCCCGAGCTTGCTACTTCTGGGGCACAGTAGACTAAATCTAGTACATGTGGCAGCCTCTCGGGACTTATCAGATTTGCCAATCCAGCATCAAAGGCCACAGTGGTATGATTTTGGTCGTTGATGAAAATATTGGAGGATTTTATATTTCCGAGCACGAGCATCTCATCTTGTCCGTGGACATGAGCGATGCCTCTTGCTGCATCTAGAGCAATCTTGACTCTGGTCACCCAGTCTAAAGGTATCACACCATCACCTCTTATCCCtacaaaatcaacataaacACATTCAAAAACAATTCTTGAACATTGCTTGTAATCTGCAGATAACTACCACATAACATTTTACTTTTGGACAAAACAAGATTCAACGTACCACGTAGCGAAGATATGCAGCCTTGACTGTAATAATCATACAACAAAAGCATTTTCTCTTCCATAGTAATAAGCCTTTAATCTACCGATATTCATGTGATTCATTCTTCCAAATAACTCCACATGCTTCTGAAAATCCTTGAATGTTGGATTCACACCTTTAAATCTCTTCACCACAACTATGCTTCCATTGTCGAGTATTGTCTTGTAACTAGTACCGAATGATCCTTTCCCAACCACCTCTGCAGAAGCCTCCAATAAATACTCGATCTCAAACACGGGACCAACATTAACATCCTCAAGAAATACAAGTTTTCCTTCTTGACTCATTGAGTCCAAAGACCGGCTCACTCGGCTCGATATGTCAATATCCGCCAACATCTCCACCACTTCAGATATTTTAGG carries:
- the LOC125200063 gene encoding probable inactive receptor kinase At4g23740, with translation MLCGIRGDGVIPLDWVTRVKIALDAARGIAHVHGQDEMLVLGNIKSSNIFINDQNHTTVAFDAGLANLISPERLPHVLDLVYCAPEVASSGEVSQASDVYSFGVVLLELFYGVSSQVFSLLPELVRSVNHTHDWPAELVDGAFLRYRDKQALAQALQMAAGCVGTVVEHRPTIFEVVKGGIFVISVQKCSSCIQNTPLNSRTFL
- the LOC125200067 gene encoding uncharacterized protein LOC125200067, which translates into the protein MRIEEVVEAEAPIVARKRHSKSAVVEANSSAMVESEEREINKAAGKNEREHASASIFKRPFCTDFLKFCFERFEVTLWSSAREHNIEGVLTNITDGSANRNKLLFIWAKSGAGCCKRTSISS